A stretch of the Sulfurimonas sp. HSL3-1 genome encodes the following:
- a CDS encoding secondary thiamine-phosphate synthase enzyme YjbQ: MKTLTLTTKSKTEITDITNEIREAVITSGVKEGICVVFTPHTTTGVMLSENVDPRLQRDLLGSLARIAPDNVRYAHGGGNAAAHIKSARTGVSITIPVVGGRPLLGEWQGVLFAEFDGPREAREVMIKIIAG, from the coding sequence ATGAAAACCCTGACGCTCACCACCAAAAGCAAAACGGAAATCACCGACATCACCAACGAGATCCGGGAGGCGGTCATCACCTCGGGAGTCAAAGAGGGGATCTGCGTCGTCTTCACCCCCCATACGACCACCGGCGTCATGCTCTCCGAAAACGTCGACCCGCGGCTGCAGCGCGACCTGCTCGGTTCGCTCGCGCGGATCGCACCGGATAATGTCCGCTACGCCCACGGTGGCGGCAATGCGGCGGCCCACATCAAGTCGGCGCGCACGGGCGTCAGCATTACCATCCCCGTCGTCGGCGGCCGCCCGCTGCTGGGCGAATGGCAGGGCGTGCTCTTCGCCGAATTCGACGGGCCGCGCGAGGCGCGCGAAGTCATGATCAAGATCATCGCCGGCTAG
- a CDS encoding KpsF/GutQ family sugar-phosphate isomerase: protein MKQNYIPVAREVLSIEADTLKKASEVLDESINLAVNLILETRGKLIVTGVGKSGLIGAKIAATMASTGTPSFFLHPTEALHGDLGMIGKEDAVLAISYSGESEELSSILPHIKRFDIPLIGLTRSAESTLGRYSDVLVPIRVEREACPLGVAPTSSTTLTLAVGDALAVCLMKARDFQKEDFASFHPGGSLGRKLFVKVADVMRKEQLPVTDENTPLKEAIVTMSEGRLGAVLLTGSDGTLRGLLTDGDLRRALMLPGFDINAPAKTYATPEPRTVRESEMLASDALVLMEEKKIQLLIVTDAAGHIHGVLHLHDLVEKGIA from the coding sequence ATGAAACAAAACTATATTCCCGTAGCACGCGAGGTGCTTTCCATCGAAGCCGACACCCTGAAAAAGGCCTCGGAAGTCCTCGATGAAAGCATCAACCTCGCCGTCAACCTCATCCTCGAAACCCGCGGTAAACTGATCGTGACGGGGGTGGGCAAATCGGGCCTGATCGGCGCCAAAATCGCCGCCACGATGGCCTCGACGGGAACCCCGAGCTTTTTCCTTCACCCCACCGAAGCGCTGCACGGCGACCTGGGCATGATCGGCAAGGAGGACGCCGTCCTCGCCATCAGCTACAGCGGCGAAAGCGAGGAGCTCAGCTCCATCCTGCCGCACATCAAGCGGTTCGACATTCCGCTCATCGGCCTGACCCGCAGCGCCGAGTCGACGCTGGGGCGCTACAGCGACGTGCTCGTACCCATCCGGGTCGAACGCGAAGCCTGCCCCCTCGGCGTCGCCCCGACGAGCTCGACGACCCTGACCCTCGCCGTCGGCGACGCCCTGGCCGTCTGCCTGATGAAAGCCCGGGACTTCCAAAAGGAGGATTTCGCCTCTTTCCACCCCGGCGGGAGCCTCGGCCGGAAGCTCTTCGTGAAGGTCGCGGACGTTATGCGCAAGGAGCAGCTGCCCGTCACCGACGAGAACACCCCGCTCAAAGAAGCCATCGTCACGATGAGCGAGGGGCGTCTGGGCGCCGTGCTGCTGACCGGCAGCGATGGCACGCTGCGCGGTCTGCTGACCGACGGGGACCTCCGCCGCGCCCTGATGCTCCCCGGCTTTGACATCAATGCCCCGGCGAAAACCTATGCCACCCCCGAACCGCGGACCGTCAGAGAGAGCGAAATGCTCGCCAGCGATGCCCTGGTGCTGATGGAAGAGAAGAAGATCCAGCTGCTCATCGTTACCGATGCGGCCGGCCATATCCACGGCGTGCTCCACCTGCACGACCTCGTTGAAAAGGGGATCGCATGA
- a CDS encoding replication-associated recombination protein A: MDFTALLRPDTFDALLGQPHLSAPDAPLRTLCEKNALGHTFFYGPPGTGKTSIARIIAKVMDLPFYEFNATSLKIEQLRKIFDQYKNALTRPLLFIDEVHRLAKNQQEVLLPVMETNCVLVIGASTENPYFSLTAAMRSRSMLFELKPVDETAMATILEKAVAQSGCTIDEDARDYLIRTSGGDARAMLKLLEFALAIRNDVDRDLLQSLRPAAQSRGSAEATEHYDLASALIKSIRGSDPDAAVYYLARLIEGGEPPEFIARRLVILASEDVGNANPQALTLCTSAMTSVKQIGYPEARIILAQAVIYLCASPKSNSAYSAINAAQQAIRDGVLLDPPPTIKQFNEHYRYPHDYGGWVPQEYLTEPLHFVDFKPIGYEQKMGEWLRKIRGDDAPA; the protein is encoded by the coding sequence ATGGACTTTACCGCGCTGCTCCGTCCCGACACCTTTGACGCCCTGCTGGGCCAGCCGCACCTGAGCGCCCCGGACGCGCCGCTGCGCACCCTCTGTGAAAAAAATGCGCTGGGGCACACCTTCTTCTACGGTCCCCCCGGTACGGGGAAGACCTCGATCGCCCGCATCATCGCCAAGGTGATGGACCTCCCCTTTTATGAATTCAACGCGACCTCGCTGAAGATCGAGCAGCTGCGCAAGATCTTCGACCAGTACAAAAACGCGCTGACAAGACCGCTCCTCTTTATCGACGAAGTGCACCGCCTGGCCAAGAACCAGCAGGAGGTTCTGCTGCCTGTCATGGAGACTAACTGCGTGTTAGTCATCGGTGCGTCCACCGAAAACCCCTACTTTTCGCTGACGGCGGCGATGCGCTCGCGTTCCATGCTGTTTGAGCTGAAGCCCGTGGACGAAACGGCGATGGCGACAATCCTGGAAAAGGCCGTAGCCCAGTCGGGCTGTACGATTGACGAGGATGCCCGCGACTACCTTATCCGCACCAGCGGCGGGGATGCCCGGGCGATGCTGAAACTGCTGGAGTTTGCCCTGGCGATCCGCAACGATGTCGACCGCGACCTGCTGCAGAGCCTGCGCCCGGCCGCCCAGAGCCGCGGCAGCGCCGAAGCGACAGAGCACTACGACCTCGCCTCGGCGCTGATCAAGTCGATCCGCGGTTCCGACCCTGACGCGGCCGTCTACTACCTCGCCCGCCTCATCGAAGGGGGCGAACCGCCCGAGTTCATCGCCCGTCGCCTCGTCATCCTGGCCAGCGAGGACGTCGGCAACGCCAACCCCCAGGCATTGACGCTCTGCACCTCCGCTATGACCTCCGTCAAGCAGATCGGCTATCCCGAGGCGCGGATTATCCTCGCCCAGGCCGTCATCTACCTCTGTGCCTCTCCCAAGTCCAACAGCGCCTACAGCGCAATCAACGCCGCGCAGCAGGCGATCAGGGACGGCGTCCTGCTTGATCCGCCTCCGACGATCAAGCAGTTCAACGAACACTACCGCTACCCCCACGACTACGGCGGCTGGGTACCGCAGGAGTACCTTACCGAACCGCTGCACTTCGTCGACTTCAAGCCCATCGGCTATGAGCAGAAGATGGGGGAGTGGCTGCGCAAAATCCGCGGGGATGACGCACCAGCTTAA
- a CDS encoding pseudouridine synthase yields MTRLNKFISHHSTYSRREADRAIQEGYVRINGEVVTNPATQVDEKNDEVYISGKKVSTVEKMTVIVYNKPRGELVTKKDPQGRRTIYDTLEKPYKHFIPVGRLDFATEGLLLLTDSPRVASVLMHSALERVYKVKIKGPVTEAMEEAMREGMHLEDASAGGHGKSDIEAMTFAPFYAFQVQKNRHDYSILKIAIGEGKNREIRRFFAHFGAEVADLKRLSYGGIELNNLPTGKTRFLSRSEYASLRDFIKEEEKKQ; encoded by the coding sequence ATGACGCGTCTCAACAAATTTATCTCGCACCACTCCACCTATTCCCGCCGCGAGGCCGACCGCGCCATCCAGGAGGGGTATGTCCGCATCAACGGCGAGGTCGTCACCAACCCGGCCACCCAGGTCGACGAAAAGAACGACGAGGTCTACATCAGCGGAAAAAAAGTCAGTACCGTCGAGAAGATGACCGTCATCGTCTACAACAAACCCCGCGGCGAACTCGTCACCAAAAAAGACCCCCAGGGGCGCCGTACCATCTATGACACGCTGGAGAAACCGTACAAACACTTCATTCCCGTCGGGCGGCTCGACTTTGCCACCGAAGGGCTGCTGCTGCTCACCGACAGCCCCCGCGTCGCCTCCGTGCTGATGCACTCTGCGCTGGAACGTGTCTACAAAGTCAAGATCAAAGGGCCCGTGACCGAAGCAATGGAGGAGGCGATGCGGGAGGGGATGCACCTCGAGGACGCCTCGGCCGGGGGCCATGGCAAAAGTGATATCGAAGCAATGACCTTCGCCCCTTTCTACGCCTTCCAGGTGCAGAAGAACCGCCACGACTACTCCATCCTCAAGATCGCCATCGGCGAGGGGAAGAACCGCGAGATCCGCCGTTTCTTCGCCCATTTCGGCGCCGAGGTCGCCGACCTGAAACGCCTCTCCTACGGGGGAATCGAGCTCAACAACCTCCCCACCGGGAAAACGCGTTTTCTTTCCCGCAGCGAATACGCCAGTCTGCGCGACTTCATCAAAGAAGAGGAGAAGAAACAATGA
- a CDS encoding CTP synthase, which yields MTKFIFVTGGVLSSLGKGITAASIGALLKHSGKKVGMLKIDPYINVDPGTMSPLEHGEVFVTKDGAETDLDIGNYERFLDTSFLKTSNFTTGQVYSSVIERERAGGYLGQTIQVIPHIVGEIVDRIKKAGEGHDILVVELGGTVGDIEGQPFMEAVRQMKHDEDVAGTFFIHVTLIPYIKAAGEHKSKPTQHSVQELRRIGITPQMIIARSEHALPKTFKKKLAFSCDVSQDSVIEALDAPSVYAVPISFMHQNILPPIAKALELGELNPDMEQWDGLVKKIVSPQERISIGFVGKYLELKESYKSLIEALIHSGAHLDTKVDFCWVDSEEIEERGAETLLQDCDAVLVAGGFGSRGVEGKIQAINYARTNKVPYLGICLGMQLTLVEYARNVLGYEDANSIEFDEETAHPMIYLIDNFINQSGETELRTHKSPMGGTLRLGEYPCDTKEGSLLREAYNGEKTILERHRHRYEANPTYRKELEDAGMIVTGESNGLIEAVEIPAHPWFLGVQFHPEFTSRLQTPNPSILAFVKAALAHAKGA from the coding sequence ATGACGAAATTTATCTTTGTAACGGGTGGGGTACTGAGTTCCCTTGGTAAAGGGATCACGGCTGCTTCCATCGGCGCGCTGCTGAAGCATTCCGGGAAAAAGGTCGGTATGCTCAAGATCGACCCCTATATCAACGTCGACCCGGGGACGATGAGTCCCCTGGAACACGGGGAAGTTTTCGTCACGAAGGACGGTGCGGAAACCGACCTCGATATCGGGAACTACGAGCGTTTCCTCGATACCTCCTTTCTTAAGACCAGCAACTTCACGACGGGGCAGGTTTACAGCTCGGTGATCGAGCGCGAACGCGCCGGGGGGTATCTGGGACAGACGATCCAGGTTATTCCGCATATCGTCGGCGAGATCGTTGACCGTATCAAAAAGGCGGGCGAAGGGCACGACATCCTTGTCGTCGAGCTCGGCGGGACCGTCGGCGACATCGAGGGGCAGCCGTTCATGGAGGCCGTGCGCCAGATGAAGCATGATGAGGATGTGGCAGGGACCTTCTTTATCCACGTCACCCTGATCCCCTACATCAAAGCGGCCGGCGAGCATAAAAGCAAACCGACCCAGCACTCGGTCCAGGAGCTGCGCCGCATCGGTATCACTCCGCAGATGATCATCGCCCGCAGCGAACACGCCCTGCCGAAAACCTTCAAGAAAAAGCTCGCGTTCTCCTGTGACGTTTCCCAGGACAGCGTCATCGAGGCCCTGGACGCGCCGAGCGTCTACGCGGTGCCCATCAGCTTCATGCACCAGAATATCCTGCCTCCGATCGCCAAGGCGCTGGAGCTTGGCGAGCTGAACCCGGACATGGAGCAGTGGGATGGACTGGTCAAGAAGATCGTCTCTCCGCAGGAGCGTATCAGTATCGGTTTCGTCGGAAAGTACCTGGAGCTCAAGGAGTCTTACAAGTCTCTGATCGAGGCGCTGATCCACTCGGGTGCACACCTGGATACAAAAGTTGATTTCTGCTGGGTCGACAGCGAGGAGATCGAGGAGCGCGGCGCGGAGACGCTGCTGCAGGACTGCGATGCCGTCCTCGTTGCCGGCGGTTTCGGTTCGCGCGGGGTGGAAGGGAAGATCCAGGCGATCAATTATGCCCGTACGAACAAAGTGCCCTACCTCGGTATCTGTCTCGGCATGCAGCTGACCCTCGTCGAGTACGCCCGCAATGTGCTGGGTTATGAGGATGCCAACTCCATCGAGTTCGATGAGGAGACGGCGCACCCGATGATCTACCTGATCGACAACTTCATCAACCAGAGCGGCGAGACCGAGCTGCGGACCCACAAGTCGCCGATGGGCGGGACGCTGCGCCTTGGCGAATACCCCTGTGACACGAAAGAGGGCTCTTTGCTGCGCGAAGCCTATAACGGCGAAAAGACGATCCTCGAGCGCCACCGCCACCGTTACGAGGCGAATCCGACCTACCGTAAGGAGCTCGAGGATGCCGGTATGATCGTTACCGGCGAATCCAACGGCCTGATCGAAGCCGTCGAGATCCCGGCGCACCCCTGGTTCCTCGGTGTCCAGTTCCACCCGGAATTCACCTCGCGTCTGCAGACGCCGAACCCCTCCATTCTCGCCTTCGTCAAGGCGGCGCTGGCCCATGCCAAAGGCGCCTGA
- a CDS encoding molybdopterin-binding protein: MSFLSYTESVDRLLSLDTGRVRVEKVALPDALGRMLAEHIVADEDYPRHPTASMDGYAIVAADQSQGAIALSRSDNPAGSDGREAVRSGMAVKTFTGAKMPEGADTLIPIENVTVENGAIRIDTPVREGFSVRPVGESYFEGEILIPAGTAIGYAEIGVMAGLNRVMIPVARRPRVGVLSTGSEILDLGERERTDSQIRSSNNYTLAALAQSAGAEVVQLGTAEDDRQSITAAFENALECSDIVVSTGGVSVGDYDFVKDVVPALGATVIFKGVRMKPGQHVMVAQRGNQFILALPGFAYSSTVTFILYALPLIRKMLGRDPGHTIVEATLAEPFNKRSNKSEFTTCNLRLSEGKYLVDFEEKKAASSAVLTNMLDNAALMITDESDGPLDAGTVVRVIRLDRL; encoded by the coding sequence TGCTTGCCGAACATATCGTCGCCGACGAGGACTACCCCCGCCACCCGACGGCCTCCATGGACGGCTACGCCATCGTGGCCGCCGACCAGAGTCAAGGCGCGATCGCCCTCTCCCGCAGCGACAACCCCGCCGGCAGCGACGGCCGGGAAGCCGTCCGCAGCGGCATGGCCGTCAAGACCTTTACCGGCGCCAAGATGCCCGAGGGTGCCGACACCCTCATCCCCATCGAGAACGTCACGGTCGAAAACGGTGCCATCCGCATCGACACCCCCGTACGCGAAGGGTTCAGCGTCCGTCCCGTCGGCGAGAGCTACTTTGAAGGCGAGATCCTCATCCCCGCCGGCACGGCCATCGGCTATGCCGAGATCGGGGTGATGGCGGGACTGAACCGCGTCATGATCCCCGTCGCCCGCCGCCCCCGCGTCGGCGTCCTCTCGACCGGCAGCGAGATCCTCGACCTGGGCGAACGCGAACGCACCGATTCGCAGATCCGTAGCTCCAACAACTACACCCTCGCCGCCCTGGCGCAAAGCGCCGGCGCGGAAGTCGTGCAGCTCGGCACCGCCGAGGATGACCGGCAGAGCATTACGGCCGCCTTCGAGAACGCCCTGGAGTGCAGCGACATCGTCGTCAGTACCGGCGGGGTCAGCGTCGGCGACTACGACTTCGTCAAGGACGTCGTTCCGGCCCTGGGGGCGACCGTCATCTTCAAAGGGGTACGGATGAAACCGGGGCAGCACGTCATGGTCGCCCAGCGCGGCAATCAGTTCATCCTGGCCCTGCCCGGCTTCGCCTACTCCTCGACGGTCACCTTTATTCTCTACGCCCTGCCGCTTATCCGAAAGATGCTCGGGCGCGATCCCGGCCATACCATCGTCGAGGCGACCCTGGCCGAGCCCTTCAACAAACGCTCGAACAAAAGCGAATTCACGACCTGCAACCTCCGCCTGAGCGAAGGAAAATATCTCGTCGATTTCGAAGAGAAGAAAGCGGCCTCCTCCGCGGTACTGACCAATATGCTGGACAACGCCGCCCTGATGATCACCGACGAAAGCGACGGCCCGCTGGATGCGGGGACCGTCGTACGCGTCATCCGGCTCGACCGGTTGTAG
- the recJ gene encoding single-stranded-DNA-specific exonuclease RecJ, with protein sequence MPKAPDAPLLDKRALEALLRSRFASGFSKLSDIPDPAGLTDASKAAKRIADAIRKGERIALVGDYDVDGVTATAITTLFFRQIPYPLEVTIPNRFTDGYGVSERVLERIDADVVFTVDNGINAFAAAEVCKARGIDLIITDHHTPSEKLPDAYAVVDPKRADDHYAFPEICGAQVAWLLMALIKKELGLSIDMGQFLELLALAIIADVMPLMGINRAIVQAGLAQMERSARPFSVIVREALGKTKLGAEDIGFQIAPRINAAGRLEDASLALELLIAPDEKTAFRQFELLTQLNVMRKAIEAEATEEAIALVRPDDRVIVVAHEGWHEGVVGIVAARLVQRFEKPTIVLSIEEGRAKGSARSLGNVSIYDLIASQEGLLEKFGGHKMAAGLSLRAEDVDAFRAGINTEAATLDPEEFLPVEEIVGQLDTGSVDFELLEILERYEPYGEGNPRPRFLARDAEVVGIRYLGSDGDHSKVSLRLFRHERETYDLMAFRRKLERPESGRLTCSYTLARNEWGGRVSIQMMLERLYG encoded by the coding sequence ATGCCAAAGGCGCCTGACGCTCCGCTGCTGGACAAGCGTGCCCTGGAGGCACTGCTGCGTTCGCGTTTTGCTTCCGGTTTTTCCAAACTCTCCGATATCCCCGACCCCGCCGGTCTGACCGATGCTTCAAAGGCCGCGAAACGGATCGCCGATGCCATTCGCAAAGGCGAACGCATCGCCCTGGTGGGGGATTACGACGTCGACGGGGTGACCGCCACGGCGATTACGACTCTCTTTTTCCGGCAGATCCCCTATCCCCTCGAGGTGACCATACCCAACCGTTTCACGGACGGCTACGGGGTTTCCGAACGCGTGCTCGAACGCATTGACGCCGACGTCGTGTTTACCGTCGACAACGGCATCAACGCCTTCGCGGCGGCAGAGGTGTGCAAAGCGCGCGGCATCGACCTGATCATCACCGACCACCATACGCCTTCGGAGAAACTGCCCGACGCCTACGCCGTCGTTGATCCGAAGCGCGCTGACGATCACTACGCTTTCCCGGAGATCTGCGGGGCGCAGGTGGCGTGGCTGCTGATGGCGCTGATCAAGAAGGAGCTGGGGCTCTCCATCGATATGGGGCAGTTCCTCGAACTCCTTGCCCTGGCGATCATCGCCGATGTAATGCCGCTTATGGGCATCAACCGTGCGATCGTCCAGGCGGGGCTCGCCCAGATGGAGCGCTCCGCCCGTCCCTTCTCCGTTATCGTCCGCGAAGCATTGGGAAAAACGAAACTGGGGGCCGAGGATATCGGTTTCCAGATCGCGCCGCGCATCAATGCCGCCGGCCGCCTGGAGGACGCTTCTTTAGCCCTGGAACTGTTGATTGCACCGGATGAGAAGACGGCTTTCAGGCAGTTTGAACTCCTGACGCAGCTCAACGTCATGCGCAAGGCTATCGAGGCAGAGGCGACGGAGGAGGCCATCGCCCTGGTCCGGCCCGACGACCGGGTGATCGTCGTCGCCCACGAAGGGTGGCACGAGGGGGTTGTGGGCATCGTCGCCGCGCGTCTGGTGCAGCGGTTTGAAAAGCCGACCATCGTGCTCAGCATCGAGGAGGGACGGGCCAAAGGGAGTGCGCGTTCGCTCGGCAACGTCAGCATCTACGACCTGATCGCTTCGCAGGAGGGGCTGCTCGAGAAGTTCGGCGGCCACAAGATGGCGGCGGGACTCTCCCTGCGTGCCGAGGATGTCGACGCCTTCCGCGCCGGGATCAACACCGAAGCGGCAACGCTCGACCCGGAGGAGTTCCTGCCGGTCGAAGAGATCGTCGGACAGCTCGACACGGGCAGCGTGGATTTTGAACTGCTGGAGATCCTGGAGCGCTACGAGCCCTACGGCGAGGGCAACCCCCGCCCCCGCTTTCTGGCACGGGATGCCGAGGTCGTCGGCATCCGCTACCTCGGCAGCGACGGAGACCACTCCAAGGTCAGTCTGCGGCTTTTCCGGCACGAACGCGAGACATATGACCTTATGGCCTTCCGGCGAAAGCTGGAGCGGCCCGAGAGCGGCCGTCTCACCTGCAGCTATACCCTGGCCCGCAACGAATGGGGCGGCCGGGTCTCCATCCAGATGATGCTTGAACGCCTCTACGGCTAG
- the rdgB gene encoding RdgB/HAM1 family non-canonical purine NTP pyrophosphatase has protein sequence MQLVLATSNKGKIREIAQLCDSFEVVAFNDLVDLGEIVEDGDTFAANAMIKARTVYDALNDPDAIVLSDDSGISVEALDNAPGIYSARYAGKGATDKDNLNKLVEALKAKGLTESPAFYTAAISIVCREGEYTVHGWMHGKVIDTPRGDGGFGYDPMFIPQGYDQTLGELDGEIKKRISHRSKALGLAKVVLATIRKARH, from the coding sequence ATGCAGCTCGTACTCGCCACCTCCAACAAGGGGAAGATCCGTGAGATCGCCCAGCTCTGCGACAGCTTCGAGGTCGTCGCCTTCAACGATCTCGTCGACCTCGGCGAGATCGTCGAGGACGGCGATACCTTCGCCGCAAACGCGATGATCAAGGCGCGCACCGTCTATGACGCCCTGAACGACCCCGATGCCATTGTCCTCTCCGACGACAGCGGCATCAGCGTCGAAGCCCTGGACAACGCCCCCGGCATCTACAGCGCGCGCTATGCCGGCAAAGGCGCGACGGACAAAGACAACCTCAACAAGCTCGTCGAAGCCCTCAAAGCCAAGGGACTCACAGAGTCCCCCGCCTTCTACACCGCCGCCATCAGCATCGTCTGCCGCGAAGGCGAATACACCGTCCACGGCTGGATGCACGGGAAAGTCATCGATACCCCCCGCGGCGACGGCGGCTTCGGCTACGACCCGATGTTCATTCCCCAGGGATACGATCAAACCCTCGGCGAACTGGACGGCGAGATCAAGAAACGCATCTCCCACCGCTCCAAGGCCCTGGGCCTCGCCAAGGTCGTCCTGGCCACCATCCGCAAGGCGCGCCACTAG
- a CDS encoding MFS transporter: MKTIMKKTLPLSMIIGLRFFGLFIVLSVLSQYALELPGGTPFLAGVALGGYALTQAFLQVPFGAMSDKFGRKKTILVGLLIFAAGSVIAASAENVYWLLLGRFLQGAGAIGSVVTAMIADQVREDERAHAMAVMGMVIAMSFAASMIIGPLVAGVWSVSALFWLTAILSITALVILFTAVPEPPQIVHHYSEDEAQIKHVFKDKELVRMYITFLFHSSTMAIAFFLIPIIMKQQFGMGTMEFWKVYLPAVIFGILAMGPAAVFGEKYAKGKQIFLISIGFIIAAFALMGFTTSFWAFAVGAVFFFIGFNMFEPLLQSFVSKFAKVHQKGAALGVANTFAYVGIFVGGALGGALYQHFSKEGVAIFVMSASVLWFLWILGMRNPGLRATLFLDFEAYDKAKVPSLKGMEGISDFYVNETESLIVIKYDAELLNEEGLKTHMLKAA; encoded by the coding sequence ATGAAAACCATCATGAAGAAAACCCTCCCCCTGAGCATGATCATCGGCCTGCGCTTTTTCGGGCTTTTTATCGTCCTCTCCGTGCTGTCGCAATACGCCCTGGAACTGCCGGGCGGCACCCCCTTCCTCGCCGGGGTCGCCCTGGGGGGCTACGCCCTGACGCAGGCATTCTTACAGGTCCCTTTCGGGGCGATGAGTGATAAGTTCGGCCGCAAAAAGACGATCCTTGTCGGGCTGCTCATCTTCGCCGCCGGGTCCGTGATCGCCGCATCGGCGGAGAACGTCTACTGGCTGCTGCTGGGCCGCTTCCTGCAGGGTGCCGGCGCCATCGGTTCCGTCGTCACCGCGATGATCGCCGACCAGGTCCGCGAGGACGAACGCGCCCACGCCATGGCCGTCATGGGAATGGTCATCGCCATGAGCTTCGCCGCCTCCATGATCATCGGGCCGCTCGTCGCCGGGGTCTGGTCCGTCTCCGCCCTCTTCTGGCTGACGGCGATCCTCTCTATCACCGCCCTCGTCATCCTCTTCACCGCCGTACCGGAACCGCCGCAGATCGTCCACCACTACAGCGAGGACGAGGCGCAGATCAAGCATGTCTTCAAGGACAAGGAACTGGTGCGCATGTACATCACCTTCCTCTTCCACAGCTCGACGATGGCGATCGCCTTTTTCCTTATCCCGATCATCATGAAACAGCAGTTCGGCATGGGCACGATGGAGTTCTGGAAGGTCTACCTCCCCGCCGTTATTTTCGGGATCCTCGCGATGGGACCGGCGGCCGTCTTCGGCGAAAAATACGCCAAAGGCAAGCAGATCTTCCTCATCTCTATCGGCTTTATCATCGCGGCGTTCGCGCTGATGGGCTTTACGACCTCCTTCTGGGCCTTTGCCGTCGGCGCCGTCTTCTTCTTCATCGGCTTCAACATGTTCGAGCCGCTCTTGCAGAGTTTCGTCAGCAAATTCGCCAAAGTGCACCAGAAGGGTGCTGCCCTCGGCGTCGCCAACACCTTCGCCTACGTCGGGATCTTCGTCGGCGGGGCACTGGGCGGGGCGCTCTACCAGCACTTCTCCAAAGAGGGGGTGGCGATCTTCGTCATGAGCGCATCGGTGCTCTGGTTCCTCTGGATCCTCGGCATGCGCAACCCGGGGCTGCGCGCGACACTCTTCCTCGATTTCGAAGCCTATGACAAGGCCAAGGTGCCTTCGCTCAAGGGCATGGAGGGGATCTCCGACTTTTACGTCAACGAAACCGAAAGCCTCATTGTCATCAAGTACGATGCCGAACTCCTCAACGAAGAGGGGCTCAAAACCCATATGCTCAAAGCGGCCTGA